TTGCATTGCTAACAAATTAGAAAGCAACGTTAGCTTAATTAttgcaaaaaataaatagtatcaAATATAATGATTTATGATTagataatattgtaaaaaaaatgtacattattagtgtattttaattacattctaaattgtttaattattgaTGGTTcagtttattaattttgaatgaaatttatatCAGATGTTGGAaaatatttagaagaaaatGCAGACATGCTTCTTAAAGTAATCAAAGATGAATGTGTGGTATTTAATTTGTCACCATAATCATTCAACAATCTTGTGATAACTAATAGACGTTTTGTTTAATGATTTATAAATGTAATCATTAAGAGCACATGCTGGGTACGGAATCAGTCAATGACTTTTGAGTAGTTTACattaaaagagaataaaaatatttaaagatttgATTAACCTTTCATGGTCAATAGATTTTATCATAGTTTTATTTGATGCAGCTGAGGCTGATAACTTATCTGTAATGATCACATGATTAACAGAAAATTCGTATTGATATATCTAATGATCACATGATTAACAGAAAATTCATAAATAGATTAATAATAACCTATTGCTATTGTTTTCTCCAAGAGCCAGcctaaaacataattaatcctaattaattattagagatcttaattaatttgtagaGTGCAAATAGGTAGtacatgtaaaatatatttattttgacacACCAAGAGGATAAAAGGTATGGGAAAAAAGGCATTGAAAAAAGTATGGCAAAAAAACATTACTTAAGGTAATTTCCTAGGTTTTGTCTagaacacacaaaaaaataataattacgaATGTATAAGACAATTCTTAAGgaacaaaaattttaaagggtaaatcttattgtatatttttttttaagtaatgaaATATTCACAGAATTCTaagtaatgtatttttttaaactcttttgctttaattttatgtagtattgttttcttccttagttcaaaaaaatagttttatagtaatttttttctatcattgaatatgtgtttttttagtAGAGATCCTACCAAGAGTACGAATCTTTAGTAGGTTGGAAATCCAACTGTGAGTTTAAGTTTCATATtgaatagaaataagaaagtagaatagtatataaagataaaagactcattaacccattaacttaaggttttgggtaaagagtggtgtcaatcccttatataaGTGGCTTAGATGTTATTGGTATTTGTGTAACCCACATcgaacctcctcctcgatagatccaacaaaaatttttattatgagtttactattatttgatattttaagctacttaatttatattatcaagCAAGGCATGAATTTGTTTTATGGATTATTgtattcaatattataatttttatgtagtcaaaatattatataaagtatttcttagcaaatattaaaaacacaTCTAAAAGCACTATATCATGTGTGTACACATATATATGCATGGATCTCATTGTGATGCCACACATGCATTATTAACTCATCGgtcttatatataaatattatcgTATGCTAATGATCAATATCATACTGTCATTATATATGTGTCGCTTTGATAAATTAATCTCCCATGACAACCTTACTTTTTCAATTAAAGTAAGACTTCCTTGCTTGCACAATACCATTACAAGATAAGagatttgattttctttctatCTCAAACATTCACTTATTATTAGAGTGACTATTGCTTGAATATTCTCTTAACTCTTACTTGGTGTTGCTTGTTATATAACTCAACAAGTTAAAATTCATTGTCACTTAAGTCATCAACTTTTTAATTGAATGTTCACATGTAAATATATGGTTTCATAACTTCTAGAACCTCGTGCACTATCATCATTTACGAGTGTTTGAACAACTCTTGAGTGTTACTTGTTCCAAAGAAGAAATAATTGCTTCGATATTTCTCTCatttaggctttgttcacttgaatagatttgagggagagtgattgaatggatttgaaggtaaattttttgttgtttatttgagtggatttggaggtaagtgaaagtggatttggaagtaaagtttttgagaattagtgtaggatttgattgatgtgacagattaaaaaaatttacttccaaatctactctcacttacctccaagttcactcaaataaacaacaaaaagtttaccttcaaatcctatcaaattcattcaatcactcttttccaaattcattcaagtgaacaaagtgttAACTTTAATGTCATAATTTAAGCTAATTACTTTATCTCTTCAACATCCATGTAACTAACtatttaataaatgtattttttttgtcaaaataatTAGTGCACAAAAGTCCAAGTGTAACACCCCGATTTAggcgttacaatttattttccacacaatacatatgtaatttttttttttaacaccaacaaaattttaagttctttattacagcacaagtcttctgaaaataaaagtccacacagttcataaacttctgaaatttaaaatttcacacagttcgGAAATTCAAACATAGATCTATTTTAGAAATTCCCCATGTCTCCTTTTCCCCGcagatctctcatcttctaagcaTTTTCAGAACCATctgctaattcatctgaaatagtttctgctcccgtataatatcacacattatacgatcattgcattcacatacacaaacacagacaatagggtgagctaaccgaTTCAAGAAATATACGTCATCCACAATCTTACTAACATCACAAGTGTGGCAATCAGTCAAATACATGCATCTCAAACATACTCAAAAACCAACTATTACACtgatactttataatatttctccAGTTAAAATCATCAGTCGATTCACTAGAGTCaatacaacatattattaatctgcctacttaccaaagcacagcagtcaacaatccttctgtctacttaccaaagtagtataaccatGATATACTgattacttaccaaagtaatctaacgaggtgatctacttaccaaagtagtataaccatGTGATACTgactacttaccaaagtaatctaatGAGGtgatctacttaccaaagtagtataacaaggtgatattgtctacttaccaaagtagcacaataatgtaatattatatacttaccaaagtagcatagCGTGGAACACtccgcctacttaccaaagcagtgCGGTTTATGTCAAGTTCACCTCTCATTTTTccacctacttaccaaagtagtgtcCGACTTCAAACCTCTCCTCTCCCGACTTACCAAAGtcgtaggaaaataaataaaaattcagattTACAATTATGGCAATAATGTCTATACCACCCATCCAAATTTACCATCAACttatttacaattcatgatttaactcaaataattattacaactcagaatattcaatataatttaattttctaatatagaatatattatattacttatcCTCCAATCTAcaaaatacaactacacatacaatttaagaatataattatccaagtttttacccaatacaaataaatttactatttcgtgAAAATATTACTCTTcactcatatcattaattacagatctgaaccaatcaaactaataaacaacatgtttaactcatatggtaaaattttcagtccaatccaacggttaatgaggcggaaatcataatttatgtataaatgatccaaaaacataaattaagcaatattaagatccctgagaagatacgaaattaatatctataaatctgtATCTCCGATTTAAAATCTGAACGGTCCAAGTATGACACTATCTTTTAGaaacaacatattaaaatttcagggtAATCCAACGGTTAACTAAGTAGATAtagaggttttaccgaggtaactcagagacagaaatttaagtggttcacggttaaactcaaaatgcggaatgaattcctctaagcacagacatctaattccaaatctgaacggtcaagatcacttgatatgtcttatgaaccacatactaaagtttgggctcaatctaacggtagaTGAAATATATACGAAATTTGTGCCATGATAGCTTAAGAACAGCAATACAGTGTTCATCCGATTGTTTCAcactttcgaaatttctttctctaaacatagaccttcaattacaaatccgatcggtcaaattttattaatatgtcctaagaatcatatataaaattttgaggttgatctaacggttaaATAGGTccaaatctatatttttaacgagacaacttagtaacagaactacagggtaactaatttactcaaacttgcattatttatttctccaagtacagacttctattttcaaatcctaacggtcaaagtttagtaataggtcttaggattcacataCTAAAagtttagctaaatccaacggtgaaaacaattaatagaaatttttcaccacagtaactcgaaaataagaaattataatcatgaaaaccaaattttacacaagtcaatatataactaccattaccaaattttaacacattcatactcatattcatgatcataatcaagaaaggattagctcccctacctcttctcCTTGCAAGAAATTCTTCACTCTTGATACCTCTAGACCACCACCTTTGCTTGTTTTCACtttcaatttcaaagaaaattctaaCTTAAATCTCTCTTCTTCAAAGAGAGCAATTCCTCTCCTCCTTGCTAGACCAAGTCAGTCTCCACACTTAGAATACTTAGGATTTTCGTTCACCTCCCACCAAGGACCTCTCTACTCTCTCCCAAAActccaaatctgatttggaattaaaagaaaatgccTTAGACAACAAAGGACCTATGCACTTGGTACTTAGCAATAATAAACAACCAATGAACCAtcctaaaccattttttttcagCCCTAAAACATGGTAGGAAAGTCTCCAAAGGTTCCAAAATGTTCTCCTAGTTCAGAACACAACCTACCCACTCCAAAAAAATCGCAACTTGTAAAAATGTACCTAAAATTAAGGTTGGACGCTAGCCCCTGGACAGCAACACTGTCACGTTTTCCCCAGCTCAATTAGACCCCTTCCCGAAGTCCAAAATATgcgtatgagtagtcaaattgaagctctttgagtctagtttccaatgaaacaagaatcaactcaattgatattttctacaaaaagttataattaaaatagtaaaccatgtcaaaccTGACAGCATtccattttacattataacttgaactttttaCAACTTGGTAAATTCTTGAGGTTCTAGGGTCTTACATTCTACCCCCCTtaaaaaattttcgtcctcgaaaattaagatGTTACTCAAACAAATGAGGGTATTCTTTTATCATATAATCCTCTAGCTCCCACGTCATCTCTTGGGTTTCCTCGTCCCAAAGCACCTTCAATGTATGAATTTCCTTTCCTCGTAACTTCTTTGTTTGAGCTTCTAACACCCTTACTGGCATCACTTCGATAGTAAGATCTTCACGCACTTGAATGTCATCTGTTTCCAAAACATGAGTCGGATCAGAGACATACTTCCTCAGCTGCGACACGTGGAACACATTATGCAAGTTCGCCAACTGTGGTGGTAATGCTACCTCATATGCTACTGGTCCAATCCTCCTAAGAATATCGTAAGGACCAAGAAACTTTGGTGACAACTTCCTTGATTTAATAGCCCTACCTATGCCGGTAATCGGTGTCACACGTAGAAACACATGATCTCCTTCGTTGAACTCAAGAGGTCTTCTTCTCTTGTCTGCATAAGATTTTTGTCGACTTTGTGTTGCACGCATCCGGTCTTGTATCAACTTGACTTTTTCTGTTGTTTGCTGCAATAACTCGGGACCtactgaaattgtttctccatCCTGAAACCAGCACAAAGGTGTCCTGCACCTTCTCCCATACAATGCTTCATAcggtgccattccaatgctcgcATGAAAGCTGTTGTTGTATGTGAATTCCACCAAAGGCAAAACCTCACTCCAACCTCCCAAATGATCCAATACACACGTTCTCAGCAGATCTTCCAATGACTGAATAGTCCTTTCAGTTTGtccatctgtttgaggatgatatGCTGAACTCATTCTTAACTTTGAACCCAAAGCCTCTTGCAATTGCTGCCAGAACCTTGACGTAAACCTTGGATCCCGATCTGAAACAATGCTATTTGGTAcaccatgcaatctcactatttcttgaATGTACAACTTCGCCAACTTCTGCATTGACATCCTCAGGTTGATTGGCAAAAAGTGAGCACTTTTCGTCAATCGATCAACTATCACCCAAATGGAATCATGACCCTTCAATGATCTTGGTAAGTGagttacaaagtccatcgagatgCTGTCCCATTTCCATTGGGGAATATCCAACTGTTGTAACATTCCACCTGGCCTTTGATGTTCTATCTTAGCCTTCTGACATACCAAACAAGAAGATACAAACTTTGCCACATCCTTTTTCATCCCACTCCACCAGAAAGATTCTTTCAAGTCTttgtacatcttagtcataccaggatgtatgctaagacgactcttgtgtccttcttctagaatcatcttcttcagctCATCCTTTGCTGGAATGCAGACTCTATTCTTAAAACGAATAATACCATCTAATCCCAAACTGAAGTCTTTAGCTTGATCCGTTCCCAACAACTCCATTGTATCTTGTAGACTTGTGTCTTCCTTTTGTCCCACTTTGATCTCTTCCAAGAAATCATTTGTGATCTTTAAATGACAACACCAAAGGTGATCTTGGCTCAGCTGTAATCCCAAGTTCATATCTCTGAACTTCTCTATTAATTCAAACTCCTTCACCATCAAAGCTGACATATGTATTCGCTTCCTACTCAAAGCATCGGCTACAACATTTGCCTTCCCTGGATGGTACTgtaactcaaaatcaaaatccttCAAGTACTCCATCCACCTtctctgcctcatgttcaactccttctgatcgaAGAGATACTTTAaactcttgtgatcactaaagATTTGAAAACGTGATCCGTAAAGATAGTGCCTCCAAGTCCTCAAAGCAAAAACCACAGCCGCTAATTCGATGTCGTGCGTTGGATAGTTCCTTTCATGCACCTTCAACTGTCTCGATGCATAAGCTACTGGTCGCTTCTCCTGCATCAATACACAACCGAGCCCATGGTATGAAGCATCACAAAACACTTCAAAAGCTTTAGAAGCATCAGGGACTGCTAATACTGGAGCACTTGTCAACCGTTTCTTCATCTCTTCAAAACTTGTTTCACACTTGTCGGTCCATAAGAAAGGTTGTTCTTTACGAGTCAACTGCGTCAAAGGACCCACTATCTTGGAGAAACCTTCGACAAACTTCCTGTAGTAACCAGCTAGGCCCACAAAACTTCTTACTTCCGACACCGTCTTTGGACGTTCCCACTTTAGCACTGCCTCCACCTTCGTTGGATCTACAGAAATTCCTTTGGCAGAAATCACGTGGCCAAGGAATTGTATTTCCTCCAAccaaaattcacatttagaTAATTTCCCAAACAATTGATGCTCCCTAAGAGTCTCCAACACAATCCTCAAATGTTCAGCATGTTCTTCACGATCCCTTGAATATATAAGAATGTCGTCTATGAACACAACAACAAATTTATCTAGCCACGGTCGAAATATTcgattcatgtaatccatgaatatAGCAGGAGCATTGGTCACTCCAAACGGCATCACCACATACTCGTAGTGACCGTAACGTGACCTGAAAGCCGTCTTCTGACTATCCTCTGATTTGACCAAGATCTGATGGTAACCAGACCTCAGGTCAACTTTTGAAAACACACCAGCTCCTCGCAACTGATCCAACAAGTCATCAATTCTTGGTAGTGGGTACTTGTTCTTAATCGTCAACTTATTCAGCTGCCGGTAGTCGATGCACAACCTTGAActaccatctttcttctttactaACAAGACTGGAGCTCCCCATGGTGACACACTCGGCCTGATAAACCTCTTCTTCAGTAGTTCCTCAATTTGTCTCTTCAGCTCTGCTAACTCTGTCGGAGCCATCCTATACGGAGCCATAGACACTGGTCCAGCTCCTGGTACCAAGTCTATAGAGAACTCCACTTCCCTGCTTGGTGGCAACCCTGGTACTTCATCTGGAAAGACATCCTCGAACTCTTCCACTACTGGGATACCCATCGTCTGAACCTCAAAACTCTTCTTCTCTTGAGCTACCAGTACAAAACACATGGCCCCATCACTAACATCCTTTAGAACTTCTTTGGTTGAGATTAGTTCTAAACCATCCGAGTCTGGAAAAACCAATCGTTGTTGTCCACAGTCAAGCAGAACGTGATTGGCggtcaaccaatccattcccagaatTACATCTAAGCCTACGAGAGGTAAGgagatcaagttcactttgaacttgcgtccGTAGACTACAATCGGGCATCCAACACAGATTGAACTGGTTGAGATCTGACCCGATGTTGGTGTAGAAACCATCAATTCATACCTTAGATTACTCACCGGTATACTGAAGTCTTTCAAACAAGTAGAAGAAACAAAGGAGTGCGTAGCTCCGGAATCAAACAATACATGCACACATTTACCAAACAAAAGGCATGTGTCAAGGATGAGATTACCTGGCTTTGCAGCCTCTTCACCGGTCAAAGCGAAAACTCTTCCAGCTATCTTGGGCTTCACGCCTGAAGAACTTGGTTGTTGTGGTGCATATGCTATCTTCTTCTCAGGACAAACATGAGCGAAATGTCCTAGCTTGTTACACACAAAGCACCTCTTCTCTTCAACCTTCACTCCAGAGAGCTTAGGACAATCCTTCTTGTAGTGCGCACCACCGCATTCAAAACATTTCACGGCTGTTCGCATAAGCGGTTGGGGTCGCTGATATGGCTTCTTCCATGGCTTTCCTCTAATAAACTTGTCCTTCTGAGTCTTGTCAACTCGGTTTCGGTTCATTTCCAGTAACTCCACCTTTTTTGTCTTCTCAACTAAGGCTGGAAACTTCTTGATTTCAAGAGGTACAATCATTCTCCTCAGGTCATACCTCAGACCCTGCTCAAATCTTTGACACTTCCACCCTTCCGTCATGTGCTGACTATAAAAACGGATAAGATACTCAAACCTGTCGATGTACTCTTGCACTGACATCCCACTTTGACGCAAGGCCAAGAACTCTTGCTCCCTTTCGATCTTGGCGCTAGTCGGGAAGTACTTTTCCAAAAACTTGTCCTTGAAACTGTTCCAAGTAATAGCCTCTTCATCAGATTCCATCAGTCGCTTCATACCATCCCACCAGTACTCTGCTTCCTCTTTCAGTATGAAGGTTGCGTAATCTAGTTTTTCCTCATCTGTGCACTTGATCACATGAAAGATCTTCTCAATGTCCTTGATCCAAGCATCTGCTTTATCTGGCGTAGCTCTTCCATTGAACCTTGTTGGGTCGTGCCTCAAAAAGTCATTCAGCCTCGAATAAGTCCTCGGTTCCTGAGTGGTATGTTGCCTCTCCATTGCGTTGATCATCCGATCAACAGCCCGATTAAAATCATCAATTGGAGGTGTTTGACCAACATTGTTAGATCGACGTGCCATGTTCTACCATATACgtcaaaagaaattaatttaaacacaAGTCAAAACAATGCATATCTCTACCTTTCAAACCAACGCTCTCCAAAAGAGCTACAAAATCATCACAACAAATCACAGAGTCACACAACAGAAGTTAACGAGCTCACTTCCCAAAAGCCCCAAAAGATTTTTTGaaaaccatggctctgataccaaacagtgtaacaccccgatttaggcgttacaatttattttccacacaatacatatgtaatttttttttttaacaccaacaaaattttaagttctttattacagcacaagtcttctgaaaataaaagtccacacagttcataaacttctgaaatttaaaatttcacacagttcgGAAATTCAAACATAGATCTATTTTAGAAATTCCCCATGTCTCCTTTTCCCCGcagatctctcatcttctaagcaTTTTCAGAACCATctgctaattcatctgaaatagtttctgctcccgtataatatcacacattatacgatcattgcattcacatacacaaacacagacaatagggtgagctaaccgaTTCAAGAAATATACGTCATCCACAATCTTACTAACATCACAAGTGTGGCAATCAGTCAAATACATGCATCTCAAACATACTCAAAAACCAACTATTACACtgatactttataatatttctccAGTTAAAATCATCAGTCGATTCACTAGAGTCaatacaacatattattaatctgcctacttaccaaagcacagcagtcaacaatccttctgtctacttaccaaagtagtataaccatGATATACTgattacttaccaaagtaatctaacgaggtgatctacttaccaaagtagtataaccatGTGATACTgactacttaccaaagtaatctaatGAGGtgatctacttaccaaagtagtataacaaggtgatattgtctacttaccaaagtagcacaataatgtaatattatctacttaccaaagtagcatagCGTGGAACACtccgcctacttaccaaagcagtgCGGTTTATGTCAAGTTCACCTCTCATTTTTccacctacttaccaaagtagtgtcCGACTTCAAACCTCTCCTCTCCCGACTTACCAAAGtcgtaggaaaataaataaaaattcagattTACAATTATGGCAATAATGTCTATACCACCCATCCAAATTTACCATCAACttatttacaattcatgatttaactcaaataattattacaactcagaatattcaatataatttaattttctaatatagaatatattatattacttatcCTCCAATCTAcaaaatacaactacacatacaatttaagaatataattatccaagtttttacccaatacaaataaatttactatttcgtgAAAATATTACTCTTcactcatatcattaattacagatctgaaccaatcaaactaataaacaacatgtttaactcatatggtaaaattttcagtccaatccaacggttaatgaggcggaaatcataatttatgtataaatgatccaaaaacataaattaagcaatattaagatccctgagaagatacgaaattaatatctataaatctgtATCTCCGATTTAAAATCTGAACGGTCCAAGTATGACACTATCTTTTAGaaacaacatattaaaatttcagggtAATCCAACGGTTAACTAAGTAGATAtagaggttttaccgaggtaactcagagacagaaatttaagtggttcacggttaaactcaaaatgcggaatgaattcctctaagcacagacatctaattccaaatctgaacggtcaagatcacttgatatgtcttatgaaccacatactaaagtttgggctcaatctaacggtagaTGAAATATATACGAAATTTGTGCCATGATAGCTTAAGAACAGCAATACAGTGTTCATCCGATTGTTTCAcactttcgaaatttctttctctaaacatagaccttcaattacaaatccgatcggtcaaattttattaatatgtcctaagaatcatatataaaattttgaggttgatctaacggttaaATAGGTccaaatctatatttttaacgagacaacttagtaacagaactacagggtaactaatttactcaaacttgcatt
This window of the Vigna angularis cultivar LongXiaoDou No.4 chromosome 7, ASM1680809v1, whole genome shotgun sequence genome carries:
- the LOC128197680 gene encoding uncharacterized protein LOC128197680, which gives rise to MARRSNNVGQTPPIDDFNRAVDRMINAMERQHTTQEPRTYSRLNDFLRHDPTRFNGRATPDKADAWIKDIEKIFHVIKCTDEEKLDYATFILKEEAEYWWDGMKRLMESDEEAITWNSFKDKFLEKYFPTSAKIEREQEFLALRQSGMSVQEYIDRFEYLIRFYSQHMTEGWKCQRFEQGLRYDLRRMIVPLEIKKFPALVEKTKKVELLEMNRNRVDKTQKDKFIRGKPWKKPYQRPQPLMRTAVKCFECGGAHYKKDCPKLSGVKVEEKRCFVCNKLGHFAHVCPEKKIAYAPQQPSSSGVKPKIAGRVFALTGEEAAKPETISDELADGSENA